CGCCCCAGGAGGCGCCGGTCGGGGTGCCCGGGCGCTCGGTGAGCAGGCAACCGACCCGGCCGACCGCCATGCCGGCCGCGACCGCCGGGGCGAACAGGTCACCGGAGCGCCAGGGGTAGCGGCACAGCCGTTTGGCGATCAGCACCCCGAGGTACGCGCCGAACAGGCCGGACAGGATGCTGCGCCCGCCGTACAGCCACTGCTCGGCCAGGTTCGGGTTGCGGCCCGGGTCGAGGTGCCGGGCCCAACCGGCGAGGCGGCTGACCAGCAGGCCGCCGACCAGCGCCCCGGCGACCAGACACCACAGGCGGGGATCGGAGCGGCCGCGGCGGCGTACCTCGTAGGTGAAGACGGCACCGGCCACGACGAGGCCCGCACCGACGAAGGCGTCGTGCACCGCCGCCGGAAGCAGCCCGATTTGCACCGGTTTACGCTATAGCATGGACCGGTGCGCATGCCGGGAAAACCGAGCCCGTTACCGCCCTGGCAGGGCACCGAGCAGCGGCTGACCTCGACCCTGGCGGCACTCGGCATCCCGCCGGACGGGGTGTCCCCGCTGCCGCCGGGGCGGCTGCTCGTCGGCACGCTCGGTGATCCGCCCGGCATGGTGCGGGTACGCCGCGGCGTTCAGATCCTCGTCGCGCCACCCGGCGTCGACCTGCTCGCGGCGACCGCCGCCTTCTGGCAGAGCGGTGGCTGCGAGATCGTGCAGCAGGACGTTCCCGGCCGGGGCCGTCTCCTGGCGGCCACCGATCCGGACGGTTACGGGCTGGTGCTGACCCTCGGCGACGGTGACGCTCCCACCACCCTGGTGGTGGCCGGGCCCCCGATGCGGCGCTCGGACAACAGCCTGATCTTCGGTGTCCTCGCCGGCGTGATTCTCGGACCGCTGGCCAGCTGTGTCTCCTTCACGCAGGCCCAGGGCAGCTCCCGGCACGCGATCCTGGTGTACGCCTGGCTCCCGGTGCTGCTGGCCGTCAGTGGCCTGCTGGTGGCGTGGCCGAAGAGCCGGCGGTTCGGCGTCGGGCTGCTGATCGGCGGCGCCGTGACCGGTCTCGTCCTCTCCGGGATCTGCTTCTCCGCTCTCTAACGCTCGTCTCTAACGCTCGGCCGCCGCCATGACCGCATGCCAGCGGGTGGCATCGAAGATCAAGGTGATCGCGGTGATCCGGCCGTCCCGGAGCCGGAAGTGCTCGGCGGTGCGCTGCGTGCCGACCGGCAGGGCGGTGTGCACGTCGTAGACGAGGGTGGCCTCGGACTCGCCGTACAGCTCGCTGATCATGTCGACGCCGGTGACCACCTGGAGGAACATCGGGAGCCCGGCCAGGTGGCCGGTGCGGTCACCGGAGCTGATCAGCGGA
Above is a genomic segment from Actinoplanes ianthinogenes containing:
- a CDS encoding prolipoprotein diacylglyceryl transferase — translated: MQIGLLPAAVHDAFVGAGLVVAGAVFTYEVRRRGRSDPRLWCLVAGALVGGLLVSRLAGWARHLDPGRNPNLAEQWLYGGRSILSGLFGAYLGVLIAKRLCRYPWRSGDLFAPAVAAGMAVGRVGCLLTERPGTPTGASWGVTLSAADAARFPGTPAGVPLHPSFAYEIVFQLVALAVLIALRERVSRPDALFTGYLAGYAAFRFTVEFVRGNEVVAAGLSRSQIFLLCCLPLLGWRLRTLARARHEETAWAR
- a CDS encoding nuclear transport factor 2 family protein, with translation MTSTRETVQAYHRARFAGDIPAAAAELADTFTFRSPLISSGDRTGHLAGLPMFLQVVTGVDMISELYGESEATLVYDVHTALPVGTQRTAEHFRLRDGRITAITLIFDATRWHAVMAAAER